The Stenotrophomonas maltophilia genome includes a region encoding these proteins:
- the hflK gene encoding FtsH protease activity modulator HflK produces the protein MAWNTPGGNKGGQGPEDNRRGPFGSRGGGNGGGWGGLPGPLKDLFDGGIVRWVVAAVVLLVLFSSFQLIGEQQRGVVLRFGQFSRILQPGPNFKLPWPIESVTKVNATEIKTFSIQVPVLTRDENIVNVSLNVQYRIDDPQQYLFGTVDANQVLEQSAQSAVREEVGRADLNAVLNNRGPLAVAAEERLQALLKAFKTGLTVTGLTLQDARPPEEVKPAFDEVNGAQQVKERLINEAQAYAAKVVPEARGQASRARTTAEGYKQAVVSKAEGDAQRFSLLQAQYKDAPEVTRKRLWLETVQQVLSENRKVIGGDGRQLIYVPMTGDTRPSTSAPAAVANPDVVMPSLPGAATEASRDPGRPVGRPTGRPSGREEGSR, from the coding sequence ATGGCCTGGAATACACCCGGCGGCAACAAGGGCGGACAAGGCCCCGAGGACAATCGACGCGGGCCGTTCGGGTCACGCGGCGGTGGCAATGGTGGTGGCTGGGGCGGTTTGCCCGGGCCGCTGAAGGACCTGTTCGACGGCGGCATCGTGCGTTGGGTGGTGGCAGCCGTGGTGCTGCTGGTGCTGTTCTCCAGCTTCCAGCTGATCGGCGAACAGCAGCGTGGCGTGGTGCTGCGCTTCGGCCAGTTCTCGCGCATCCTGCAGCCCGGCCCGAACTTCAAGCTGCCGTGGCCGATCGAATCGGTCACCAAGGTCAACGCCACCGAGATCAAGACGTTCTCGATCCAGGTGCCGGTGCTGACCCGCGACGAGAACATCGTCAACGTCTCGCTGAACGTCCAGTACCGCATCGACGACCCGCAGCAGTACCTGTTCGGCACCGTCGATGCCAACCAGGTGCTGGAGCAGTCGGCGCAGAGTGCCGTACGCGAGGAAGTCGGCCGCGCCGATCTCAACGCCGTGCTGAACAACCGTGGCCCGCTGGCCGTGGCCGCCGAGGAGCGCCTGCAGGCGCTGCTGAAGGCGTTCAAGACCGGCCTGACCGTGACTGGCCTGACCCTGCAGGATGCCCGTCCGCCGGAAGAAGTGAAGCCGGCTTTCGACGAGGTCAACGGTGCCCAGCAGGTCAAGGAACGCCTGATCAACGAAGCCCAGGCCTACGCCGCCAAGGTCGTGCCGGAAGCCCGGGGCCAGGCCTCGCGCGCCCGTACCACCGCCGAAGGCTACAAGCAGGCCGTGGTGTCCAAGGCCGAGGGTGACGCGCAGCGCTTCAGCCTGTTGCAGGCCCAGTACAAGGACGCCCCGGAAGTGACCCGCAAGCGCCTGTGGCTGGAGACCGTGCAGCAGGTACTGAGCGAGAACCGCAAGGTGATCGGTGGCGATGGCCGCCAGCTGATCTACGTGCCGATGACCGGCGATACCCGTCCGAGCACGTCGGCTCCGGCCGCAGTGGCCAACCCGGACGTGGTGATGCCGTCGCTGCCGGGTGCAGCGACGGAAGCTTCCCGTGATCCGGGCCGGCCGGTGGGCCGCCCGACCGGGCGACCGAGCGGCCGTGAGGAGGGCAGCCGATGA
- a CDS encoding YhdH/YhfP family quinone oxidoreductase produces MAPTTPFTAFRIENDDAGYRSGLVRLGVDDLNPGQVLIRAHWSSVNYKDALAGTGKGKILRRFPLVGGIDVAGTVVASTDPDWREGDAVLATGCGLSETRDGGYSQYVRLESRAVIAQPAGLTPREAMVLGTAGFTAALALLRMQDNRQTPELGPLAVTGASGGVGALALSIFSRAGYSVHAVSGKPDQAGFLRSIGATEVLPRDALADTGALQSARFGGGLDNAGGAMLASLLAQTVPYGSVVSAGLAASPTLDMTVMPFILRGVSLLGVSSANAPRGLREEVWSRLGSDWKPHHLDRICTAEVGLDGLPAVFERMLAGGSLGRTVVRID; encoded by the coding sequence ATGGCCCCCACCACCCCGTTCACCGCCTTCCGCATCGAAAACGACGACGCCGGCTACCGCAGCGGCCTGGTCCGGCTCGGGGTCGACGACCTCAACCCCGGCCAGGTGCTGATCCGCGCCCACTGGTCCTCGGTCAACTACAAGGACGCGCTGGCCGGTACTGGAAAAGGGAAGATCCTGCGCCGCTTCCCGCTAGTGGGCGGCATCGATGTGGCCGGCACCGTGGTCGCCAGCACCGACCCGGACTGGCGTGAAGGCGACGCGGTGCTGGCCACCGGCTGCGGCCTCAGCGAGACCCGCGACGGCGGCTACAGCCAGTACGTGCGGCTGGAATCGCGCGCGGTGATCGCCCAGCCGGCCGGGCTGACCCCACGCGAGGCGATGGTGCTGGGCACCGCCGGCTTCACTGCGGCGCTGGCCCTGCTGCGCATGCAGGACAACCGCCAGACCCCGGAACTCGGCCCGCTGGCGGTCACCGGTGCCAGCGGCGGTGTCGGTGCGCTGGCGCTGTCCATCTTCAGCCGTGCCGGCTACAGCGTGCACGCGGTCAGCGGCAAGCCGGACCAGGCAGGATTCCTGCGCAGCATCGGCGCCACCGAGGTACTGCCGCGCGACGCGCTGGCCGACACCGGCGCGCTGCAGTCGGCCCGCTTCGGGGGTGGCCTCGATAATGCCGGAGGCGCCATGCTGGCCAGCCTGCTGGCGCAGACCGTGCCCTACGGCAGCGTGGTCAGTGCCGGCCTGGCTGCCAGTCCGACGCTGGACATGACGGTGATGCCGTTCATCCTGCGCGGTGTCTCGCTGCTGGGCGTGTCCTCGGCCAATGCGCCACGCGGACTGCGTGAGGAAGTGTGGTCGCGGCTGGGGAGTGACTGGAAGCCGCATCACCTGGACCGCATCTGCACCGCCGAAGTCGGCCTCGATGGCCTTCCTGCCGTATTCGAACGGATGCTGGCGGGCGGTTCGCTGGGTCGTACCGTGGTGCGGATCGACTGA
- the pilH gene encoding twitching motility response regulator PilH — MARILIVDDSPSQLLGIQRIVEKLGHQILTATDGAAGVETAKAELPDLVLMDVVMPNLNGFQATRTLARDEATRHIPVILVTTKDQDTDRMWGMRQGAKAYITKPFSEDELSEVLERVFAGQG, encoded by the coding sequence ATGGCACGCATTCTGATCGTCGACGACTCACCGTCGCAGCTGTTGGGGATACAGCGCATCGTCGAGAAGCTCGGGCACCAGATCCTGACCGCCACCGATGGCGCCGCCGGGGTCGAAACCGCCAAGGCCGAGCTGCCCGACCTGGTCCTGATGGACGTGGTGATGCCCAACCTCAACGGCTTCCAGGCCACCCGTACCCTCGCCCGCGACGAGGCGACCCGGCATATCCCGGTGATCCTGGTGACCACCAAGGACCAGGACACCGACCGCATGTGGGGCATGCGCCAGGGCGCCAAGGCTTACATCACCAAGCCGTTCTCGGAGGACGAGCTGTCCGAGGTGCTGGAGCGCGTGTTCGCGGGCCAGGGCTGA
- a CDS encoding DnaJ C-terminal domain-containing protein, with translation MEFKDYYATLGVEPSAGEAEIKTAYRRLARKYHPDVSKEAGAEDKFKAVNEAYEALRDPEKRAAYDQLRAQGYRPGEEFNVPPNYGGAGGFNFEEVFGGGGPNGGFSDFFESLFARQRGGAGAGAGPGFSSQGHAPNRDTRAKLSVPLEAAYSGDSLRITVNGKQLDVRVPKGIRPGQVIRLAGQGNHGGNLLLEVEYAAHPQFEVDGRNILYTLPLTPWQAALGTSISVPTLGGAVELKIPADSDAGRKLRLRGRGLPGNPDGDQIVEIEIVAPAATDEAQKKAYRNLAKAFGETI, from the coding sequence ATGGAATTCAAGGATTACTACGCCACCCTGGGGGTGGAACCGAGCGCGGGCGAGGCGGAGATCAAGACCGCCTACCGCCGGCTGGCACGCAAGTACCACCCGGACGTCAGCAAGGAGGCTGGGGCCGAAGACAAGTTCAAGGCGGTCAACGAGGCCTACGAGGCGCTGCGTGATCCGGAAAAGCGCGCGGCCTACGACCAGCTGCGCGCGCAGGGCTATCGCCCGGGCGAGGAGTTCAACGTGCCGCCGAACTACGGCGGCGCCGGTGGTTTCAATTTCGAGGAAGTGTTCGGTGGCGGCGGCCCCAACGGCGGCTTCAGCGACTTCTTCGAAAGCCTGTTCGCGCGCCAGCGCGGTGGAGCGGGCGCGGGGGCCGGTCCGGGCTTCAGCAGCCAGGGCCATGCGCCCAACCGCGATACCCGCGCCAAGCTGTCGGTGCCACTGGAAGCGGCCTACAGCGGCGACAGCCTGCGCATCACCGTCAACGGCAAGCAGCTGGACGTGCGCGTGCCCAAGGGCATCCGCCCGGGCCAGGTGATCCGCCTGGCAGGGCAGGGCAACCATGGCGGCAACCTGCTGCTGGAAGTGGAATACGCCGCCCACCCGCAGTTCGAGGTCGATGGCCGCAACATCCTCTATACGCTGCCGCTCACGCCGTGGCAGGCCGCGCTGGGCACCAGCATCAGCGTGCCGACCCTGGGCGGCGCGGTGGAACTGAAGATTCCGGCCGATTCCGATGCCGGCCGCAAGCTGCGCCTGCGCGGGCGTGGCCTGCCGGGCAACCCGGATGGCGACCAGATCGTCGAGATCGAGATCGTGGCCCCGGCTGCGACCGATGAGGCGCAGAAGAAGGCGTACCGCAATCTGGCCAAGGCGTTCGGCGAGACCATTTGA
- a CDS encoding peroxiredoxin, producing MTIHVGDRIPEVTLKRIREGIETLDTHSLFDARKVVLFAVPGAFTPTCSARHLPGYVEKFEAFRQRGIDVYCMAVNDPFVMKAWAADQSVPDGLLMLSDGNAELTRALGLELDASASGMGIRSRRFALYVDDGVVREAWVEQPGQFEVSSAEYVLEHLPT from the coding sequence ATGACCATCCATGTCGGCGACCGCATTCCGGAAGTGACCCTCAAGCGCATCCGCGAGGGCATTGAAACGCTTGATACGCATTCGTTGTTCGATGCGCGCAAGGTGGTGCTGTTCGCCGTGCCCGGCGCGTTCACCCCGACGTGCTCGGCACGTCACCTTCCCGGCTACGTCGAAAAGTTCGAGGCCTTCCGCCAGCGCGGCATCGACGTCTACTGCATGGCCGTCAACGACCCGTTCGTGATGAAGGCCTGGGCCGCCGACCAGAGCGTGCCCGACGGCCTTCTGATGCTGTCCGACGGCAATGCCGAGCTGACCCGCGCCCTGGGTCTGGAGCTTGATGCGAGCGCGTCGGGCATGGGAATCCGCTCGCGTCGTTTTGCCCTGTACGTCGACGACGGCGTAGTTCGAGAGGCCTGGGTTGAACAGCCCGGCCAGTTCGAAGTGTCTTCGGCCGAGTACGTGCTGGAGCATCTCCCCACCTGA
- a CDS encoding ferritin-like domain-containing protein, whose amino-acid sequence MSSKPAKASKPAANVPGISDRATLRERARRNLEDGAITDSYSADREVVIKLLNDALATEYVCVLRYYRHYFMAKGMLADAVKAEFLEHAQQEQAHAGKLAERIVQLGGEPDLNPDTLTARSHAEYKEGSDLRDMVRENLVAERIAIDSYREMINFIGDRDTTTKRILEEILAQEEEHADEFADLLDGWIGE is encoded by the coding sequence ATGTCCAGCAAGCCAGCCAAAGCCAGCAAGCCCGCCGCGAACGTTCCTGGCATCAGCGATCGCGCAACCCTGCGCGAGCGCGCCCGGCGCAACCTCGAAGACGGCGCGATCACAGACAGCTACAGCGCTGACCGCGAGGTGGTGATCAAGCTGCTCAACGACGCACTGGCCACCGAGTACGTCTGCGTTCTGCGCTACTACCGGCACTACTTCATGGCCAAGGGCATGCTGGCCGACGCGGTCAAGGCCGAGTTCCTGGAACATGCACAGCAGGAACAGGCGCACGCCGGCAAGCTGGCCGAGCGCATCGTCCAGCTGGGCGGCGAGCCGGATCTCAACCCGGATACGCTGACCGCGCGTTCGCACGCCGAATACAAGGAAGGCAGCGACCTGCGCGACATGGTGCGCGAGAACCTGGTGGCCGAGCGCATCGCCATCGACAGCTATCGCGAGATGATCAACTTCATCGGCGACCGCGATACCACCACCAAGCGCATCCTTGAAGAGATCCTGGCGCAGGAGGAAGAGCACGCCGACGAGTTCGCCGACCTGCTGGATGGGTGGATCGGGGAATAG
- the pbpC gene encoding penicillin-binding protein 1C: protein MKNTMTTRLAALRRRLQPLWPWLRWGMAATLALLLVLDFVFPPPLPKQRDTSTLVVAADGTPLRAFADAEGVWRYPASTDSVSPLYLQALLTYEDRWFWRHPGINPLAILRASGQLLRGGRIVSGGSTLTMQVARILDPHTRTPWGKLKQMLRAVQLEVHLSKQQILALYLERAPYGGTIEGVEAASWAYLGKPAAQLSHAEAALLAVLPQAPSRLRPDRHPEAAQKARDKVLSRMAELGAWTAEEVEDARIENVVARSLRPPLHAALLAQRLHSAHPGQARIQSSIDIGLQRTLEERVASYFSTLPERTSAALLVVDNQTLQARAYVGTLAFGDRQRLGHVDMVQAWRSPGSTLKPFLYAMALDDGLIHSESLLVDAPQSFGSYRPGNFDMAFNGPIGASSALRLSLNVPSVDLLQRVGPARFAARLSHSGIQLRFPPGSTPNLSLILGGTGARLEDLVGAFAALNRNGIAGRVRYTDDEPMIERRLASPGASWIVREMLESNPRPGYSVGTFDVGGRPRVAWKTGTSYGYRDAWAIGSTRHYTVGVWVGRPDGTPLPGQYGAVTALPLMFEVVDSLPRQRGDSAAAPMPASVSQEDICWPTGERAEGLPAALCQRLMPAYLLEGAAPPTFPEREARRWQPGRQRYLADARTGLRVSADCRLPHEEVAREIARWPALLSPWLSKATREASQLPALSPDCRDDGREASVALHIDGLNDGATLARAPNSEHGVRLQLRALGSEQAVDWLLDGRWIAQTRGAQLMQREFAEPGAHTLTALAADGAWTQVRFNVLR from the coding sequence ATGAAGAACACGATGACGACCCGGCTGGCAGCCCTGCGCCGCCGGCTGCAGCCACTGTGGCCGTGGCTGCGCTGGGGTATGGCCGCCACGCTGGCACTGCTGCTGGTGCTGGATTTCGTCTTCCCGCCGCCTCTGCCGAAGCAACGCGATACCAGCACCCTGGTGGTGGCTGCCGATGGCACGCCGCTGCGTGCGTTCGCCGACGCCGAGGGCGTGTGGCGTTATCCGGCATCGACCGACAGCGTCTCGCCGCTGTACCTGCAGGCGCTGCTGACCTACGAAGACCGCTGGTTCTGGCGCCATCCGGGCATCAACCCGCTGGCGATCCTGCGTGCCAGTGGCCAGCTGCTGCGGGGTGGTCGCATCGTGTCCGGTGGCTCGACCTTGACCATGCAGGTCGCACGCATCCTCGATCCGCATACGCGCACGCCCTGGGGCAAGCTCAAGCAGATGCTGCGTGCGGTGCAGCTGGAAGTGCACCTGAGCAAGCAGCAGATCCTGGCCCTGTACCTGGAGCGCGCACCCTACGGCGGCACCATCGAGGGCGTGGAAGCGGCCAGCTGGGCCTACCTGGGCAAGCCGGCGGCGCAGCTGTCGCATGCCGAGGCCGCGTTGCTGGCGGTGCTGCCGCAGGCGCCGAGCCGGCTGCGCCCGGACCGCCATCCGGAAGCGGCGCAGAAGGCACGCGACAAGGTGCTGTCACGCATGGCCGAGCTGGGCGCGTGGACAGCGGAAGAAGTGGAAGATGCGCGCATCGAGAACGTGGTCGCACGCTCGCTGCGGCCGCCGCTGCATGCCGCGTTGCTGGCACAGCGCCTGCACTCGGCGCATCCGGGCCAGGCACGCATCCAGAGCAGTATCGACATCGGCCTGCAGCGCACCCTGGAAGAACGCGTGGCCAGCTACTTTTCCACGCTGCCCGAGCGCACTTCGGCGGCCCTGCTTGTGGTCGACAACCAGACCCTGCAGGCGCGTGCCTATGTCGGCACGCTGGCGTTCGGTGACCGCCAGCGGCTCGGCCACGTGGACATGGTGCAGGCCTGGCGCTCGCCGGGTTCCACGCTCAAGCCGTTCCTGTATGCAATGGCGCTGGACGATGGCCTGATCCATTCGGAAAGCCTGCTGGTCGATGCGCCGCAGAGTTTCGGCAGCTACCGCCCCGGCAACTTCGACATGGCCTTCAATGGACCGATCGGCGCCTCCAGCGCGCTGCGGCTGTCACTCAACGTGCCCTCGGTGGACCTGTTGCAGCGGGTCGGTCCGGCGCGCTTTGCTGCGCGCCTGTCGCACTCCGGCATCCAGCTGCGCTTCCCGCCGGGCAGCACGCCCAACCTGTCGCTGATCCTGGGCGGCACCGGTGCGCGGCTGGAAGATCTGGTCGGTGCGTTCGCCGCGCTCAACCGCAACGGCATCGCCGGGCGCGTGCGCTACACCGATGACGAACCGATGATCGAGCGGCGCCTGGCCTCGCCGGGCGCCAGCTGGATCGTGCGCGAGATGCTGGAATCGAATCCGCGGCCGGGGTATAGCGTCGGGACGTTCGATGTCGGTGGCCGCCCGCGCGTGGCGTGGAAGACCGGCACCAGTTACGGGTACCGCGATGCGTGGGCGATCGGCAGCACCCGCCACTACACCGTGGGCGTGTGGGTGGGCCGGCCGGACGGCACACCCCTACCGGGCCAGTACGGCGCGGTGACCGCGCTGCCGCTGATGTTCGAGGTGGTGGACAGCCTGCCGCGCCAGCGCGGTGACTCGGCCGCTGCACCGATGCCGGCCAGCGTCAGCCAGGAAGACATCTGCTGGCCGACCGGTGAGCGTGCCGAAGGCCTGCCTGCTGCGCTCTGCCAGCGGCTGATGCCAGCCTATCTGCTGGAAGGCGCGGCACCACCGACCTTCCCCGAACGCGAGGCACGGCGCTGGCAACCGGGTCGGCAGCGCTACCTTGCCGATGCGCGTACCGGTCTGCGCGTGTCAGCCGATTGCCGCTTGCCGCACGAAGAAGTCGCGCGCGAGATCGCGCGCTGGCCAGCGTTGCTGTCGCCGTGGCTGTCCAAGGCCACGCGCGAAGCCTCGCAGCTGCCGGCGCTGTCGCCGGACTGCCGTGATGATGGCCGCGAGGCCAGCGTTGCGCTGCACATCGATGGGCTCAACGATGGCGCCACGCTGGCGCGCGCGCCGAATTCGGAACATGGCGTACGCCTGCAGCTGCGCGCGCTGGGCAGCGAGCAGGCGGTGGACTGGTTGCTCGATGGACGCTGGATCGCGCAGACGCGCGGTGCGCAGCTGATGCAGCGCGAGTTCGCCGAGCCGGGCGCGCACACCTTGACCGCGCTGGCGGCAGATGGCGCGTGGACACAGGTAAGGTTCAACGTCCTGCGGTAG